The following are encoded together in the Deinococcus soli (ex Cha et al. 2016) genome:
- a CDS encoding MFS transporter has translation MIARTQAWGARTFSALRHPHYRRYWFSQLLSLIGSWMQATAQQYLVLELSGGSSAALGWVTVAQFLPSLLLSLFAGAVIDRVPRRRVLLATQLTLLVTATALAVTTHLGVVTLPLVMLIAFISGTANAFDMPARQSMVVDFVPRSDVPNAVALNSLSFNVSRTLGQALFGVVAALGVTLLAGGNSENISRLALPFYLNVASFFVVLYVIATLPFPARDFGPRGSMLGDVKEGLRYVRATPAVRNVMLLVGALSLTIINFNVIIPYYARVVFGAREATFGALSAAFGIGAMAGALWQASRPNPLRNLRLGAIILIVSAALLALTPGPTLAFPVLAACGFGMLSLLVSANSTVQLTIPDALRGRVMSLYSFVLVGMGPPGALIASTLISRDWILGPRAGLITLATLGLIAVLLLWTRLPRQLDRPAGDD, from the coding sequence CGCCGCTACTGGTTCTCGCAACTGCTCTCCCTGATCGGCTCGTGGATGCAGGCGACCGCGCAGCAGTACCTCGTGCTGGAACTGTCCGGCGGCAGCAGCGCCGCGCTGGGCTGGGTGACGGTCGCGCAGTTCCTGCCGAGCCTCCTGCTGTCGCTGTTTGCGGGGGCCGTGATCGACCGCGTGCCGCGCCGCCGCGTGCTGCTCGCCACGCAACTGACCCTGCTGGTCACCGCCACCGCGCTGGCCGTCACCACGCACCTGGGCGTGGTCACCCTGCCTCTGGTCATGCTGATCGCGTTCATCAGCGGCACCGCAAACGCCTTTGACATGCCCGCCCGCCAGAGCATGGTCGTGGACTTCGTGCCCCGCAGCGACGTGCCGAACGCCGTGGCGCTGAACAGCCTGTCGTTCAACGTGAGCCGCACGCTGGGGCAGGCGCTGTTCGGCGTGGTCGCCGCGCTGGGCGTGACCCTGCTCGCGGGCGGCAACAGCGAGAACATCTCGCGGCTGGCATTGCCCTTCTATCTGAACGTCGCGTCGTTCTTCGTGGTGCTGTACGTGATTGCCACGCTGCCCTTCCCGGCCCGCGACTTCGGGCCGCGCGGCAGCATGCTCGGGGACGTCAAAGAAGGCCTGCGCTACGTGCGCGCCACGCCCGCCGTGCGCAACGTCATGCTGCTCGTGGGCGCCCTGAGCCTGACGATCATCAACTTCAACGTGATCATCCCCTACTACGCCCGCGTGGTCTTCGGCGCGCGCGAGGCGACCTTCGGCGCGCTGTCCGCCGCGTTCGGCATCGGCGCGATGGCCGGGGCGCTGTGGCAGGCCAGCCGCCCCAACCCCCTGCGCAACCTGCGCCTCGGCGCGATCATCCTGATCGTCAGCGCCGCCCTGCTGGCCCTCACGCCCGGCCCCACCCTGGCCTTCCCGGTCCTCGCTGCCTGCGGCTTCGGCATGCTGAGCCTGCTCGTCAGCGCCAACAGCACCGTGCAGCTCACCATCCCAGACGCGCTGCGCGGCCGCGTCATGAGCCTGTATTCCTTCGTGCTCGTCGGCATGGGCCCCCCCGGCGCCCTGATCGCCAGCACCCTGATCAGCCGCGACTGGATCCTCGGCCCCCGCGCAGGCCTGATCACCCTGGCCACCCTGGGCCTGATCGCCGTGCTGCTCCTCTGGACGCGCCTGCCCCGCCAGCTGGACAGACCCGCCGGGGACGACTGA
- a CDS encoding SLC13 family permease produces the protein MDPVTLILILFVAALVLFATEWLPVDVTALGLLSALLLFGLLTPREAFAGFGSDTVLTLASLFILTRVLLRAGVIEWIGAALARRSRSATGTLRGLLGSVAGVSAFTSNTATTAVFLPVVAGMARRAGLPASRALMPLAFASILGGTITLIGTTTNLVVSGALPATGQKPLGFFELAWVGVPVAVVGLAYLFFVAPRLLPARDAQLEDSLRAYLADLTVAPGSALEGVTLRESGLGRDHGLTVVAVRRGEETVYAPPASFRLLEGDTLTVEGPTERILAGKNTLGIVSKSEQKLQTGGDVRLVEVVVMPGSPLLGRTLREARFRERYGASVLALHRRARQVERLGRLRVQVGDVLLVQGGAERIDALGDHLVVLGDLTERQSDLRRAPLAVLLFAGAVLLGGLGVLPLGVAVVVAVALSLALRLISPEEAYGAVEWPVIVLVACMLAFGTAFEATGAARVLTGALSGVLEPLGPYGLLAALFVVTVALTQPMSNQAAALVMLPLAIGTAKALGYDPRPFIIGITVAASNSFITPLEPSCMLVYGPGRYTFLDFVRVGAGLTLLTFVVSLLIIPRIWPF, from the coding sequence GTGGATCCCGTCACGCTGATCCTGATCCTGTTCGTCGCCGCGCTGGTGCTGTTCGCCACCGAGTGGTTGCCGGTGGACGTCACGGCGCTCGGCCTACTCTCGGCGCTGCTGCTGTTCGGGCTGCTGACACCCAGGGAGGCCTTCGCGGGGTTCGGCAGCGACACGGTGCTGACGCTGGCGTCGCTGTTCATCCTGACGCGGGTCCTGCTGCGCGCCGGGGTGATCGAGTGGATCGGCGCGGCGCTGGCCCGGCGCTCGCGCAGCGCGACAGGCACCCTGAGGGGGCTGCTGGGCAGCGTGGCGGGCGTCAGCGCCTTCACGAGCAACACCGCCACCACCGCCGTGTTCCTGCCGGTCGTGGCGGGCATGGCGCGGCGCGCGGGCCTTCCCGCCAGCCGCGCCCTGATGCCGCTGGCGTTCGCGAGCATCCTGGGCGGCACGATCACCCTGATCGGGACGACCACGAACCTGGTGGTGTCGGGCGCGCTGCCCGCCACGGGCCAGAAACCGCTGGGTTTCTTCGAACTGGCCTGGGTGGGCGTCCCGGTGGCGGTCGTGGGGCTGGCCTACCTGTTCTTCGTCGCGCCGCGCCTGCTGCCCGCGCGGGACGCGCAGCTGGAGGACTCGCTGCGCGCGTACCTCGCGGACCTGACGGTCGCGCCCGGCAGCGCGCTGGAGGGCGTCACGCTGCGGGAAAGTGGCCTGGGACGTGATCACGGCCTGACGGTCGTGGCGGTGCGCCGGGGCGAGGAGACGGTGTACGCCCCGCCTGCCAGTTTCCGCCTGCTGGAGGGCGACACCCTGACCGTCGAGGGGCCCACCGAACGCATCCTGGCCGGGAAGAACACGCTGGGCATCGTCAGCAAGAGCGAGCAGAAACTCCAGACCGGCGGGGACGTGCGGCTGGTCGAGGTGGTCGTGATGCCGGGTTCGCCGCTGCTGGGCCGCACGCTGCGCGAGGCGCGCTTCCGCGAGCGCTACGGGGCGTCCGTGCTGGCGCTGCACCGCCGCGCCCGGCAGGTCGAGCGGCTGGGCCGCCTGCGGGTGCAGGTCGGGGACGTGCTGCTCGTGCAGGGCGGCGCCGAACGCATCGACGCGCTGGGCGACCACCTGGTCGTGCTGGGCGACCTGACCGAACGTCAGAGTGACCTGCGGCGCGCCCCGCTGGCCGTGCTGCTGTTCGCGGGTGCGGTGCTGCTGGGCGGCCTGGGCGTCCTGCCGCTGGGCGTGGCGGTCGTGGTCGCCGTCGCCCTGAGTCTCGCGCTGCGCCTGATCAGCCCCGAGGAGGCGTACGGCGCGGTCGAGTGGCCGGTCATCGTGCTGGTGGCCTGCATGCTGGCCTTCGGCACGGCGTTCGAGGCGACCGGCGCCGCGAGGGTCCTGACCGGCGCGCTGTCCGGCGTGCTGGAACCGCTGGGGCCGTACGGGCTGCTCGCGGCGCTGTTCGTGGTGACGGTCGCCCTGACGCAGCCCATGAGCAACCAGGCGGCGGCGCTCGTGATGCTGCCCCTGGCCATCGGCACCGCCAAGGCGCTGGGGTACGACCCCCGGCCCTTCATCATCGGGATCACGGTCGCGGCCAGCAACTCCTTCATCACGCCGCTGGAGCCGTCCTGCATGCTCGTGTACGGCCCGGGCCGCTACACCTTCCTGGATTTCGTGCGGGTCGGCGCGGGCCTGACCCTGCTGACCTTCGTGGTGTCGCTGCTGATCATTCCGCGCATCTGGCCGTTCTAG